In Callospermophilus lateralis isolate mCalLat2 chromosome 10, mCalLat2.hap1, whole genome shotgun sequence, a single genomic region encodes these proteins:
- the LOC143408989 gene encoding keratin-associated protein 19-3-like isoform X1 produces MSYYGSYYGGLGYGHGCGCGSFRRLGYGCGYGGYGYGSGFGGYGYGSGFGGYGYGSGFGGYGYGCYRPSCCGGYGISGFF; encoded by the coding sequence ATGAGCTACTACGGCAGCTACTATGGAGGCCTGGGCTATGGACATGGCTGTGGCTGTGGCAGCTTCCGCAGACTGGGCTATGGCTGCGGCTATGGAGGCTACGGATATGGCTCTGGCTTTGGAGGTTATGGATACGGCTCTGGCTTTGGAGGTTATGGATATGGCTCTGGATTTGGAGGCTATGGATATGGATGCTACCGCCCATCATGCTGCGGAGGATATGGAATCTCTGGATTCTTCTAA
- the LOC143408989 gene encoding keratin-associated protein 19-3-like isoform X2 has translation MSYYGSYYGGLGYGHGCGCGSFRRLGYGCGYGGYGYGSGFGGYGYGCYRPSCCGGYGISGFF, from the exons ATGAGCTACTACGGCAGCTACTATGGAGGCCTGGGCTATGGACATGGCTGTGGCTGTGGCAGCTTCCGCAGACTGGGCTATGGCTGCGGCTATGGAGGCTACGGATATGGCTCTGGCTTTGGAG GCTATGGATATGGATGCTACCGCCCATCATGCTGCGGAGGATATGGAATCTCTGGATTCTTCTAA